The following are encoded in a window of Arvicanthis niloticus isolate mArvNil1 chromosome 1, mArvNil1.pat.X, whole genome shotgun sequence genomic DNA:
- the Ms4a14 gene encoding membrane-spanning 4-domains subfamily A member 14 isoform X2, with product MESPSEEKRRSHVITIDPDETVLTAYPYRPHNTLLDFLKGEPKLLGAIQILLSLFIVVFGIILALNFIFLSKKFPLVILTGYPLWGAVIKQDVTTMNILSLLTALAGIALILLSFKEQHKFCQTASPEGPCVVGKTFFLGILSILLIITIVELSIAVTVVFLRSRCWTGSKEAVFFFPSDGPQNTEHPAPEENNTLQFEFQEKSSGDNAALRINGVFLGGYAFFKLRVSRNPSAPKTIPQKSDKGTSSMHVPEEQEAIPLVSPEQETKLNALPPPLTPHSSENTLSPKDSRTDHLNDEDLSSIIHQPSDMQSNLIGYETASAKSLQTPSSHNFLHFSPDNLSSQSLMASLSTQVLQSKQPSFHISQSYDISEDFLSENIPFQDNQSQGTPSQYTPSQEIQFQDILAQDISFQEIQSQETPYQDTVTQDILYQKTPPQETPSQETPYQELSYQDILIKDTSPQESPYQYILTKETPFQETLFQGNLSKGTPSQDTPSQGTPSKGTLSQVTSPKETPSQGTPSQVTPTKGTLSQGTLSQGTPSQETPYQGTPSQGTPPQGTPSEGTPYQGTPSQETPPQESPSEGTPSQETAPQGTPSERTLSKGTPSQGTPSQRTPPKEQSFQDIQTKDTSSQETPYQETPFQDTLIQNIPSQDTQYKESPSQEIFFRDSPFQNTPSQNIQYQDILSQEKLSQSSQTQNTVPQDMPFSDLQILNTQVQIQQYPEVFYRDIRTEVMELTQEWKSNQGKKPTRRLSLSLPGKHGQPYPKRHSVDLQVKSEKPRRYSEDLQSKRSRRKSIDQQIKAWISPKKNTTEKQDAYTQTTEQAEDQQAQAQQAQAQQADDQQAKEEEVPVQQYQNKQIKVQKSVQELLPEERLNDREDEDQQSDKKQPPEEQVQLAEDQHPKEQKAPKTQLQNWQGGQQALVKRAPMQLYDNWDSQSFQCTERSSCSFWSTPSWQPISQRSQDWISQGWRNKDWKAQEWQFEVQPSLEWESQELLERESLRQRALYQQIQPHTTIVHQTPDHRLQNFILQVGLCQGSRQQQDSGSSVLIEDVYEDDIQSRDREPGDTEDTCQKPTDQQSEDMRPDNYPVACQSLVPYTYVTCLSNIASEQEVQNNTPCSGSSKDLNATSSSSYQKDQQQSGDSD from the exons ATGGAGTCACCatctgaggagaagagaaggagccaTGTCATCACTATAGACCCAGATGAAACTGTCTTGACTGCCTATCCATATAGACCTCATAACACTCTGCTGGATTTCCTTAAGGGAGAGCCAAAACTTCTAGGG gCTATTCagattcttctttctctattcatCGTAGTCTTTGGAATTATATTAGCACTTAATTTCATCTTTTTATCCAAAAAATTTCCTCTCGTGATCCTCACAGGATATCCACTCTGGGGAGCAGTTATT AAACAAGACGTCACAACCATGAATATCCTCAGCTTGTTGACTGCATTAGCTGGGATTGCTTTGATCCTCCTCAGCTTTAAAGAGCAGCACAAATTCTGCCAGACAGCCTCCCCTGAAGGACCGTGTGTTGTGGGCAAAACATTTTTCCTT GGAATTTTGTCAATCTTATTAATCATTACCATTGTAGAGCTCAGCATCGCTGTGACTGTTGTATTCTTAAGAAGCAGATGCTGGACCGGTTCAAAAGAG GCTGTGTTCTTCTTTCCTTCAGATGGTCCTCAAAATACTGAACATCCTGCTCCAGAAGAAAACAATACATTACAATTTGAGTTTCAAGAAAAATCTTCTGGTGATAATGCAGCTTTAAGAATAAATGGTGTTTTCTTAGGTGGTTATGCTTTCTTCAAGTTAAGAGTCTCAAGAAATCCTTCAGCTCCCAAAACTATCCCACAGAAAAGTGATAAAGGTACATCTTCTATGCATGTTCCAGAGGAACAGGAGGCTATTCCTCTAGTCTCCCCAGAGCAAGAAACCAAACTGAATGCTCTACCTCCCCCATTAACACCACACTCTTCAGAAAATACTCTTTCTCCGAAAGACTCTAGAACTGATCACCTGAATGATGAAGACCTATCATCTATTATACATCAACCTTCTGACATGCAATCCAATTTGATTGGCTATGAAACTGCATCAGCCAAAAGTCTTCAAACTCCATCTTCACATAATTTCCTCCATTTTTCACCTGACAATTTGTCATCCCAATCATTAATGGCATCTCTGTCAACACAAGTCTTACAATCTAAACAGCCATCATTTCATATTTCACAGTCTTATGATATATCTGAAGATTTTCTCTCTGAAAATATACCATTTCAAGACAATCAATCCCAAGGCACTCCTTCTCAGTACACCCCATCCCAAGAAATACAATTCCAAGATATACTAGCTCAAGACATATCATTCCAAGAGATTCAATCCCAAGAGACTCCGTACCAAGATACAGTAACCCAAGACATACTATATCAAAAGACTCCACCTCAAGAGACTCCGTCTCAAGAGACTCCATACCAAGAGCTATCATACCAAGATATATTAATTAAAGATACATCACCCCAAGAGTCTCCCTATCAATATATACTAACAAAAGAAACACCATTCCAGGAGACTTTATTCCAAGGGAATCTATCCAAAGGGACTCCATCCCAAGATACTCCATCTCAAGGGACTCCATCCAAAGGGACTCTATCCCAAGTGACTTCACCCAAGGAGACTCCATCCCAAGGAACTCCATCCCAAGTGACTCCAACCAAGGGGACTCTATCCCAAGGGACTTTATCTCAAGGGACTCCATCTCAAGAGACTCCATATCAAGGGACTCCATCTCAAGGGACTCCACCCCAAGGGACTCCATCTGAAGGGACTCCATACCAAGGGACTCCATCTCAAGAGACTCCACCCCAAGAGTCTCCATCTGAAGGGACTCCATCTCAAGAGACTGCACCCCAAGGGACTCCATCTGAAAGGACTCTATCCAAAGGGACTCCATCTCAAGGAACTCCATCCCAACGGACTCCACCCAAAGAGCAATCATTCCAAGATATACAAACCAAAGACACATCATCTCAAGAGACTCCATACCAAGAAACTCCATTCCAAGATACACTAATTCAAAATATACCATCCCAAGACACCCAATATAAAGAGAGTCCATCACAAGAGATTTTCTTCCGAGATTCTCCATTCCAAAATACTCCATCCCAGAATATACAATATCAAGATATATTATCTCAAGAAAAACTATCCCAAAGCTCACAAACCCAAAATACAGTACCTCAAGACATGCCATTCTCAGATCTTCAAATACTAAACACTCAAGTTCAAATCCAGCAATATCCAGAAGTATTTTATAGGGACATTCGAACAGAAGTTATGGAGCTGACTCAAGAATGGAAGTCTAATCAGGGCAAGAAACCCACAAGAAGACTTTCCTTATCCTTGCCAGGCAAACATGGGCAACCCTATCCCAAGAGACATTCTGTGGACCTGCAAGTCAAAAGTGAGAAACCAAGGAGGTATTCTGAGGACTTACAAAGTAAACGTTCAAGACGGAAATCCATAGATCAGCAAATCAAAGCCTGGATATCCCCAAAGAAAAATACCACAGAGAAACAAGATGCATATACCCAAACCACAGAGCAAGCTGAAGATCAGCAAGCTCAAGCTCAGCAGGCTCAAGCTCAGCAAGCTGATGATCAGCAGGCCAAAGAGGAGGAGGTCCCAGTACAACAataccaaaataaacaaatcaaagtcCAAAAATCTGTACAGGAGCTATTACCAGAAGAACGTCTTAATGACAGAGAGGATGAAGATCAGCAGTCTGATAAAAAGCAACCTCCAGAAGAACAAGTTCAACTGGCTGAAGACCAACATCCCAAAGAGCAGAAAGCCCCAAAGACCCAGCTCCAAAATTGGCAGGGAGGACAACAAGCACTAGTAAAGAGAGCCCCAATGCAGTTGTATGATAACTGGGACTCCCAAAGCTTTCAGTGCACGGAAAGGTCATCATGTTCATTCTGGTCAACTCCATCCTGGCAGCCTATTAGCCAGAGATCCCAAGACTGGATAAGTCAAGGTTGGAGAAACAAAGATTGGAAAGCACAAGAATGGCAGTTTGAAGTGCAACCTTCCCTAGAATGGGAATCCCAAGAGCTATTAGAGAGAGAATCCTTAAGACAAAGGGCACTATACCAACAAATCCAACCCCACACCACCATAGTTCATCAGACCCCAGATCATCGATTGCAAAACTTTATACTTCAAGTAGGTCTGTGTCAAGGTAGTAGGCAGCAACAAGACTCTGGATCTAGTGTTTTAATAGAAGATGTGTATGAAGACGACATTCAGTCAAGAGACAGAGAACCAGGAGATACAGAAGATACATGCCAGAAACCAACAGACCAGCAGTCAGAAGACATGCGGCCAGATAATTATCCTGTTGCTTGTCAGAGCCTGGTTCCATACACATATGTAACCTGTTTATCCAACATAGCTTCAGAGCAAGAGGTGCAGAACAATACACCTTGCTCAGGTTCATCCAAAGATCTAAATGCCACTTCTTCCTCATCATATCAAAAAGATCAACAGCAATCTGGAGATTCAGACTAA
- the Ms4a14 gene encoding membrane-spanning 4-domains subfamily A member 14 isoform X1 translates to MESPSEEKRRSHVITIDPDETVLTAYPYRPHNTLLDFLKGEPKLLGAIQILLSLFIVVFGIILALNFIFLSKKFPLVILTGYPLWGAVIFFLAGFVIMSHNNVPRQCTGTCHNVARLILKQDVTTMNILSLLTALAGIALILLSFKEQHKFCQTASPEGPCVVGKTFFLGILSILLIITIVELSIAVTVVFLRSRCWTGSKEAVFFFPSDGPQNTEHPAPEENNTLQFEFQEKSSGDNAALRINGVFLGGYAFFKLRVSRNPSAPKTIPQKSDKGTSSMHVPEEQEAIPLVSPEQETKLNALPPPLTPHSSENTLSPKDSRTDHLNDEDLSSIIHQPSDMQSNLIGYETASAKSLQTPSSHNFLHFSPDNLSSQSLMASLSTQVLQSKQPSFHISQSYDISEDFLSENIPFQDNQSQGTPSQYTPSQEIQFQDILAQDISFQEIQSQETPYQDTVTQDILYQKTPPQETPSQETPYQELSYQDILIKDTSPQESPYQYILTKETPFQETLFQGNLSKGTPSQDTPSQGTPSKGTLSQVTSPKETPSQGTPSQVTPTKGTLSQGTLSQGTPSQETPYQGTPSQGTPPQGTPSEGTPYQGTPSQETPPQESPSEGTPSQETAPQGTPSERTLSKGTPSQGTPSQRTPPKEQSFQDIQTKDTSSQETPYQETPFQDTLIQNIPSQDTQYKESPSQEIFFRDSPFQNTPSQNIQYQDILSQEKLSQSSQTQNTVPQDMPFSDLQILNTQVQIQQYPEVFYRDIRTEVMELTQEWKSNQGKKPTRRLSLSLPGKHGQPYPKRHSVDLQVKSEKPRRYSEDLQSKRSRRKSIDQQIKAWISPKKNTTEKQDAYTQTTEQAEDQQAQAQQAQAQQADDQQAKEEEVPVQQYQNKQIKVQKSVQELLPEERLNDREDEDQQSDKKQPPEEQVQLAEDQHPKEQKAPKTQLQNWQGGQQALVKRAPMQLYDNWDSQSFQCTERSSCSFWSTPSWQPISQRSQDWISQGWRNKDWKAQEWQFEVQPSLEWESQELLERESLRQRALYQQIQPHTTIVHQTPDHRLQNFILQVGLCQGSRQQQDSGSSVLIEDVYEDDIQSRDREPGDTEDTCQKPTDQQSEDMRPDNYPVACQSLVPYTYVTCLSNIASEQEVQNNTPCSGSSKDLNATSSSSYQKDQQQSGDSD, encoded by the exons ATGGAGTCACCatctgaggagaagagaaggagccaTGTCATCACTATAGACCCAGATGAAACTGTCTTGACTGCCTATCCATATAGACCTCATAACACTCTGCTGGATTTCCTTAAGGGAGAGCCAAAACTTCTAGGG gCTATTCagattcttctttctctattcatCGTAGTCTTTGGAATTATATTAGCACTTAATTTCATCTTTTTATCCAAAAAATTTCCTCTCGTGATCCTCACAGGATATCCACTCTGGGGAGCAGTTATT TTTTTTCTGGCAGGATTTGTCATAATGTCCCATAACAATGTACCAAGACAATGTACCGGGACATGTCACAATGTAGCAAGATTAATTCTG AAACAAGACGTCACAACCATGAATATCCTCAGCTTGTTGACTGCATTAGCTGGGATTGCTTTGATCCTCCTCAGCTTTAAAGAGCAGCACAAATTCTGCCAGACAGCCTCCCCTGAAGGACCGTGTGTTGTGGGCAAAACATTTTTCCTT GGAATTTTGTCAATCTTATTAATCATTACCATTGTAGAGCTCAGCATCGCTGTGACTGTTGTATTCTTAAGAAGCAGATGCTGGACCGGTTCAAAAGAG GCTGTGTTCTTCTTTCCTTCAGATGGTCCTCAAAATACTGAACATCCTGCTCCAGAAGAAAACAATACATTACAATTTGAGTTTCAAGAAAAATCTTCTGGTGATAATGCAGCTTTAAGAATAAATGGTGTTTTCTTAGGTGGTTATGCTTTCTTCAAGTTAAGAGTCTCAAGAAATCCTTCAGCTCCCAAAACTATCCCACAGAAAAGTGATAAAGGTACATCTTCTATGCATGTTCCAGAGGAACAGGAGGCTATTCCTCTAGTCTCCCCAGAGCAAGAAACCAAACTGAATGCTCTACCTCCCCCATTAACACCACACTCTTCAGAAAATACTCTTTCTCCGAAAGACTCTAGAACTGATCACCTGAATGATGAAGACCTATCATCTATTATACATCAACCTTCTGACATGCAATCCAATTTGATTGGCTATGAAACTGCATCAGCCAAAAGTCTTCAAACTCCATCTTCACATAATTTCCTCCATTTTTCACCTGACAATTTGTCATCCCAATCATTAATGGCATCTCTGTCAACACAAGTCTTACAATCTAAACAGCCATCATTTCATATTTCACAGTCTTATGATATATCTGAAGATTTTCTCTCTGAAAATATACCATTTCAAGACAATCAATCCCAAGGCACTCCTTCTCAGTACACCCCATCCCAAGAAATACAATTCCAAGATATACTAGCTCAAGACATATCATTCCAAGAGATTCAATCCCAAGAGACTCCGTACCAAGATACAGTAACCCAAGACATACTATATCAAAAGACTCCACCTCAAGAGACTCCGTCTCAAGAGACTCCATACCAAGAGCTATCATACCAAGATATATTAATTAAAGATACATCACCCCAAGAGTCTCCCTATCAATATATACTAACAAAAGAAACACCATTCCAGGAGACTTTATTCCAAGGGAATCTATCCAAAGGGACTCCATCCCAAGATACTCCATCTCAAGGGACTCCATCCAAAGGGACTCTATCCCAAGTGACTTCACCCAAGGAGACTCCATCCCAAGGAACTCCATCCCAAGTGACTCCAACCAAGGGGACTCTATCCCAAGGGACTTTATCTCAAGGGACTCCATCTCAAGAGACTCCATATCAAGGGACTCCATCTCAAGGGACTCCACCCCAAGGGACTCCATCTGAAGGGACTCCATACCAAGGGACTCCATCTCAAGAGACTCCACCCCAAGAGTCTCCATCTGAAGGGACTCCATCTCAAGAGACTGCACCCCAAGGGACTCCATCTGAAAGGACTCTATCCAAAGGGACTCCATCTCAAGGAACTCCATCCCAACGGACTCCACCCAAAGAGCAATCATTCCAAGATATACAAACCAAAGACACATCATCTCAAGAGACTCCATACCAAGAAACTCCATTCCAAGATACACTAATTCAAAATATACCATCCCAAGACACCCAATATAAAGAGAGTCCATCACAAGAGATTTTCTTCCGAGATTCTCCATTCCAAAATACTCCATCCCAGAATATACAATATCAAGATATATTATCTCAAGAAAAACTATCCCAAAGCTCACAAACCCAAAATACAGTACCTCAAGACATGCCATTCTCAGATCTTCAAATACTAAACACTCAAGTTCAAATCCAGCAATATCCAGAAGTATTTTATAGGGACATTCGAACAGAAGTTATGGAGCTGACTCAAGAATGGAAGTCTAATCAGGGCAAGAAACCCACAAGAAGACTTTCCTTATCCTTGCCAGGCAAACATGGGCAACCCTATCCCAAGAGACATTCTGTGGACCTGCAAGTCAAAAGTGAGAAACCAAGGAGGTATTCTGAGGACTTACAAAGTAAACGTTCAAGACGGAAATCCATAGATCAGCAAATCAAAGCCTGGATATCCCCAAAGAAAAATACCACAGAGAAACAAGATGCATATACCCAAACCACAGAGCAAGCTGAAGATCAGCAAGCTCAAGCTCAGCAGGCTCAAGCTCAGCAAGCTGATGATCAGCAGGCCAAAGAGGAGGAGGTCCCAGTACAACAataccaaaataaacaaatcaaagtcCAAAAATCTGTACAGGAGCTATTACCAGAAGAACGTCTTAATGACAGAGAGGATGAAGATCAGCAGTCTGATAAAAAGCAACCTCCAGAAGAACAAGTTCAACTGGCTGAAGACCAACATCCCAAAGAGCAGAAAGCCCCAAAGACCCAGCTCCAAAATTGGCAGGGAGGACAACAAGCACTAGTAAAGAGAGCCCCAATGCAGTTGTATGATAACTGGGACTCCCAAAGCTTTCAGTGCACGGAAAGGTCATCATGTTCATTCTGGTCAACTCCATCCTGGCAGCCTATTAGCCAGAGATCCCAAGACTGGATAAGTCAAGGTTGGAGAAACAAAGATTGGAAAGCACAAGAATGGCAGTTTGAAGTGCAACCTTCCCTAGAATGGGAATCCCAAGAGCTATTAGAGAGAGAATCCTTAAGACAAAGGGCACTATACCAACAAATCCAACCCCACACCACCATAGTTCATCAGACCCCAGATCATCGATTGCAAAACTTTATACTTCAAGTAGGTCTGTGTCAAGGTAGTAGGCAGCAACAAGACTCTGGATCTAGTGTTTTAATAGAAGATGTGTATGAAGACGACATTCAGTCAAGAGACAGAGAACCAGGAGATACAGAAGATACATGCCAGAAACCAACAGACCAGCAGTCAGAAGACATGCGGCCAGATAATTATCCTGTTGCTTGTCAGAGCCTGGTTCCATACACATATGTAACCTGTTTATCCAACATAGCTTCAGAGCAAGAGGTGCAGAACAATACACCTTGCTCAGGTTCATCCAAAGATCTAAATGCCACTTCTTCCTCATCATATCAAAAAGATCAACAGCAATCTGGAGATTCAGACTAA